From the Streptomyces nodosus genome, the window GGTTCGGCGGTGAAAAGTGGCCGACACGGTCCAGGACCTGCCACAGTGCGCAGAGCATCGCCCCGCACAGGCACCAGCTCCCCAGGACGTCCAGGGGCCAGTGATAGCCGCTGCGGATCAGGCCGGAGGCGACCGCCATGTCGAGGGCGAGGCAGACCGTGAGCAGGGCGCGGCGGGCCCCCGGGGTGCGTTGCCAGGGCCACAGGACCAGCGCGGCGGCACCGTAGGCGACCATCGCCGTCGCCATGTGCCCCGAGGGGTAGAAGCCCGTGGCCGGGCCCATCACCGGTGGGCCCGGCCGGGCGATCAGCACCTTGAACGGGAGGACCAGCGCCGGGACGGTCGTCATGGTGACGGCCGCCGCGACGGGCGGCAGCCACCACCCCTCCCTGCCGCTGTTGCGCGCGCTCGTGGCGGCCCAGAACAGGGCGACGGCGAGCACGGGGACGGCGACCGGGACGGCGCCCAGATCGGCGAGGAGCGCGGAGAGCCGGTCCGGGCGGAACAGGGCGTTGCCCAACCGCTCGTCCGCCCGGGTGAGCGGGCCATGGACGACGACCTGCCAGGTGATCAGCAGAAAGAGAACCAGCAGGGAGCCGAGGAGGGGAAAAGCCGACCGCCCCGGAACAGGGGGGGTGGTTCCGGGGCGGTCGCACGGATCGGTGTACCGCCCGCCCCGGGGGGTTTGGGGCGTGCGGCCGTCCGATCGGTGAGGATATCCGGAGCGCAAGGCTCCGGGGGTGTGCGCGAGGGCACGACCGAGTCGAAGCTGGGGAGGCCTCGGCCCGGGATCGCCCGCAGTCCCCTGCGGACGGGGTGTATCTCTCATCCGGAACGAACCTACGGCAGGAAAATCGGCTTCGACAGCATGAAACGCGCGCCGTCATCCACCTCGCACACGTTCTTCACACGCTCTTACCCCGTCGGCCCTGGTCCGCACAGCCCTGCCGGGGCCACGGGCGGCGGCCCGGCACGGCTGCGTGGTGTGCCCCGGGCCGCCGGTGCGTGTCCCGGTGGCTCAGATGCCCGCGAACGCCTGCTCGACGATGTCGAGGCCCTCGTTCAGCAGGTCCTGACCGATGACCAGCGGGGGCAGGAAGCGCACCACATTGCCGTAGGTGCCGCAGGTCAGGACCAGCAGCCCCTCCTGGTGACAGGCCTTGGCGAGCGCGGCGGTCGCCTCCGGGTGGGGCTCCTTGCCGGCGCGGTCCTTGACCAGCTCGATCGCGATCATCGCACCGCGACCGCGGATGTCGCCGATGATGTCGAACTTCTCGGCCATCGCGGTGAGGCGGGCCTTCATGGTCGCCTCGATCTCCTTGGCCCGGGCGTTGAGGTCGAGCTCCTTCATCGTCTCGATCGCGCCGAGCGCACCCGCGCAGGCGACCGGGTTGCCGCCGTAGGTGCCGCCCAGACCGCCCGCGTGCGCGGCGTCCATGATCTCGGCGCGGCCCGTCACGGCGGCCAGCGGCAGACCGCCGGCGATGCCCTTGGCCGTGGTGATCAGGTCCGGGACGATGCCCTCGTCCTCGCAGGCGAACCACTGGCCGGTGCGGCAGAAGCCGGACTGGATCTCATCGGCGACGAAGACGATGCCGTTGTCCGTGGCGAACTGGCGCAGCGCGGGCAGGAAGCCCTTCGCCGGCTCGATGAAGCCGCCCTCGCCGAGCACCGGCTCGATGATGATCGCGGCGACATTGTCCGGGCCGACCTGCTTGGTGATCTGGTCGATGGCCTGGGCGGCGGCCTCGGGGCCGCAGTTCTCCGGGCCGGTCGGCCAGCGGTAGCCGTACGCCAGCGGCATGCGGTAGACCTCGGGCGCGAACGGCCCGAAGCCGTTCTTGTACGGCATGTTCTTGGCGGTGAGGGCCATCGTGAGGTTGGTGCGGCCGTGATAGCCGTGGTCGAACACGACGACCGCCTGGCGCTTGGTGTAGGCGCGGGCGATCTTCACGGCGTTCTCGACGGCCTCGGCACCCGAGTTGAACAGCGCGGACTTCTTGGCGTGGTCACCCGGGGTGAGCGCGGCCAGCTCCTCCGCGACGGCCACATAGCCCTCGTACGGCGTCACCATGAAACAGGTGTGGGTGAAGTCGGCCAGCTGGGCGGAGGCCCGGCGGACGACGGCCTCGGCGGAGGCGCCCACCGACGTCACCGCGATGCCGGAACCGAAGTCGATCAGACGGTTGCCGTCGACGTCCTCGATGATCCCGCCGCCCGCACGCTTGGTGAAGACCGGCAGTGTGGAGCCCACGCCCTGCGCGACCACGGCGGTACGGCGGGCCTGCAGCTCCTGCGACTTCGGGCCGGGGATGGCGGTGACGACGCGGCGCTCCTGCGGAAGTGCGGTCATGGGGGCTCCCTGATGATCGTGCGAACCGGGCCGGGTGATTCCGGCCTGCCGGAGTTCCGGTGGACCGGGGGCTCCGGGCGGGGTGTGCAGCGGACGCTTACCTTCTTTTCTCGCAGGCTAGAGCCGGTCGCGGAAGGTGGGCATGCTCCATGTGGGCGCCTTGGGAACCCCTGCTTGTCCGTGGTGGACATAGAGGCGGATCCGGCGCTTCCGGCAGCCGGGCCGCGGGCCGGGCGCGTAATCGGTGAACTCCCCTTGCGGGGGCGTTAGATTGGCTCGCGGACGGTGCACGGAGCGCGGCTGGTCAGGGGGCAGGGGCGATGGACGGCGACGGGACGCAGGACGCCAAGGGCACACGGTCCGGCTCCGTGCCGCGTCCGGCGGGGCCGCCCCCGCTGCCGCCCCGGCCCACCCGGGCCCCCGCACCGCCGCCGCTGCCGGACGGCTCGGCGTTCCTCGGCTGGCTGCGGACGCCGCGGCCCTCGACACCGCCCGGCGTCTGGCGCTTCGGACATCTGCCCCGGCCCGAACAGGAGCCCGAGCGGACGCCGCCCCGGCAGCTGATCAGCGGGGCGCTGATCGCGTTCCTGGTGGGCTGGCTGATCTGGTCGCTGCTGTGGAACAACTACCTCGGCGGCTGGTGGGTGGTGCCGCTGGAGCTGTTCACCCCGGACTCCTGGCGCCACAGCGGCAACCGCGTCGGCAACGCCGTCCTCTGGTACGGCTACTACACCCTCATCGCCCTCGCCATCGCCCTCGCCGTCGGCAAGCTCGGCCGCTGGGGAGAGCTCTGGCGGCGCTTCGGACCGCCCGCCTGGACCACCGTCGCCCCGGTGGACGAGCGGCCGCCGGCGCCCGAGGACGACCCCGCCCAGTGGAACCAGCTGCGTGCCGCCGGCGCCAACGAGGCCGCCGAACGGCTGGCCGCCGAGGCGCGCGCCGGACTGATGCGTGACGTCGACCACGCCCGCATCAGCCGCGCCTGGCAGGGCGTGCTGAACGGCCGGCACAGCCTCGCCACCTTCACCGGCGCGGTCCTCAAACAGGGCGCCGCCGCCTGTCCGCACCCCTCCGGGAACCGCGACCTGCCCACCAGGATCGCCCGGCACGACCTGATCACCGGGCAGGTGCGGCTCGGCTCCGCCGTCGACGACCCCCGCAACCCCTACGCCTACCGCGGCGCCGGACTCGCCCTCGGCCCCGAACTGCTCGGCACCTCCCTGGTCGCCGTCGGGCCCGCGGGCACCGGCAAGACCAGCTCGGTGGTGTGGCCGCTCACCGAGTCGCTCTGTCTGCAGGCGCTCGCCGGGCGGGCCGCCGTGGTCGTGGTGGGCGCGGCTGGCGCCGGTCTCGGCCCGGTGGACGCCTATGACGTCGTCGTCCGCATCGGCCACCCCGAATCGGAGTACGACCTGGACCTGTACGGCGGCACCGCCGACCCGGACGAGGCGGCGGCCGTCCTCGCCGAGGCCCTGGCCGGGGACCTCACCGAGGCCCACTCCGGCGGGGACAGCCGCCGCTCCACCACCGTGCTCGCCCAGCTGCTCGGGCCGTACCGGGCCGTCCACGGCCGCTTCCCCTCCGTACCGGAGCTGCGGCAGCTGCTCGACGGCGCGCCCCGGCCGCTCGCCGCGCTCCGCAAGGCCCTGGAGGCCACCGGGCGGGACTCGCTGCTGCGCGAACTCGACGCGCGTGAACGGCAGTCCGGGCACCCCGGCGATGTGGGCGGGCTGCTCGCCGACCGGGTGGCCCTGCTGGACCGGCCCGCCTTCGCCCCGTTCTTCGACACCTCGGGGCAGTCCCGGCCCTTCTCGCTGCGCGCCCTCGACCACCCGGTACGGGTCCGGATCGACCTGCCCGAACGCGGTCACGCCGACGCCTCACGGATCCTGGCGCGACTGGTGCTCGCCCAGTTCACGGCCAGCGTCGCCACCCGCGAGGACCGGTCCCTCTTCGCCTGTCTGGTGCTCGACGACGCGACCGGCGTGGTGACCCCCGAGGCCGTGCGCGGCATCCAGCGGCTGCGCTCCGTCAACGCCGGCGCCGTCCTCACCCTGCGCACCCTCGACGATGTGCCCCGGCCGCTGCGCGGACCCCTGCTCGGCGCCACCGGGTGCCGGATGGCGCTGTCCGGCCTCACCCCCTGGGACGGGCAGGACTTCGCCGAGGTGTGGGGCAAGGAGTGGACCGAGACACGGGACGTCACCGACCGGCAGATCATCGCGGAGACCCCGGCGGGCAAGGCGCTGCACATGCTGCGCCGCGTGATCACCGGGCGGGCGCCCACCGCGCGCGCCGTGACCGTGCGCCAGGTCGAGCGCGAGCGGTGGTCCGCGTCCGAACTGGCGCACGCGGTGCCGCCCGGTCACGCGGTGCTGTCCCTGACCGATGTGCGGGGCGAGCACGCGCCGCCGCTGCTGGTGAATCTGCGGGGCTGAGGCGCCGTCCGGCGGGGCGGTCCCGCGCTGCCGGGCGCCGGTGGCCGCGTACGGCCGAGACCGGTCCGGGATGTCTGGTTTGCGGGATCCCCTGTCACCGTACGGTGAGGCAGAATCGACAGAAGTCGTTCATACGCGACGGCCAAAAGATCCCAGGACCCCCTGAAGATCACCACACCTGCCGACCTGAAGGCCTCATGCCCCCGACCCTCGCCTCTCTCGTCCACCACTCCGCGCTCAAGCTGACCGTGCGCGCGGGCGAGGATCACCTGGACGTGCCCGTCCGCTGGGCACACGTCAGCGAGCTCGCCGACCCCGTGCCCTATATGGAGGGCGGCGAACTCCTGCTGATCACCGCGCTGAAGCTGGACGCCGAGGACCCGGGCGTCATGCGCCGCTATGTGAAGCGGCTGGCGGGCGCCGGTGTGGTCGGGCTCGGGTTCGCCGTCGGCGTCAACTACGACGAGGTCCCCGAGGCACTGGTGAACGCGGCGCGGGAGGAGGGGCTGCCGCTCCTCGAGGTGCCCCGGCGCACCCCCTTCCTGGCCATCAGCAAGGCCGTCTCCGCCGCCATAGCCGCCGACCAGTACCGGGCCGTGACAGCGGGATTCGCCGCCCAGCGCGAACTGACCAGACGGGCCCTGCACGAGGGCCCCGAGGCGCTGCTTGCCGCGCTCGCCGGGCAGGTCGACGGCTGGGCCGCGCTGTACGACGCGTCCGGCGCCGTCGTCGCGGTCGCCCCCGAATGGGCCGGGCGGCGCGCGGCCCGGCTCACTGCCGAGGTGGAGCGGCTGCGGGAGCGTCCCGTTCCGGCCAGTTCCGTGGCCGGCGGTCCCAGCGGCGAGGACCGGGTCGAACTGCACTCCCTCGGCACCGGCCGCCGCCCGCGTGCCGCGCTGGCCGTGGGCACGGCGGCGGCCCTCGGCACCGCCGCGCGCTATGCGGTGCACTCCGCCATCGCCCTGCTGACCCTCACCACCGAGCGGTCCCGGTCCCTGCACGCCGCGGAGCAGCGGATCGGGGCGGCCGTACTGCGCATGCTGCTGGCCGGTGAGCCGGACCACGCGCGGGCGGTGGCGGGGGATCTGTACGGGGAGCTCCTCGACGCCCCCTTCCGGCTGATTCTCGCCGAGGCGGCGTCCGCCTCGGCCGCCCGCGCGCACGCCGACGGACACGCACGCCCGGCGCCCGCGCCGCCGGCCGCCGCCGTGCTCGCGGCCGCCGACACGGCCGGCGATCCGCTGGACGGGCTCGCGGAGACCGTGGAGTCCGCCGCCGCGCGCTCCGGCGAGCCCGTGCTGGTCGTGCCCGACGGTGACCGGCTGGTGGTGCTCGCCGTGGACGGCGGCGCGGCCGTCGCCGCCGTCCAGGAGTACGCACCGGCGGTGCAGGCGGCCCGTGCCGCGGCCCCCGAGCAGTCGGCCGCCGAAGAGAACGAGCTGGTGGTGGGCATGTCGGCGCCCGCGGGACCGATCGCCGCGGCCACCGCCTACAAACAGGCCGAACAGGCACTCTCGGTGGCCAGGCGGCGCGGCCGGCCGCTGGTCGAGCACGAGGAGCTCGCGGCCGGCTCGGTCCTCCCGCTCCTCGCCGACGACGCGGTACGCGCCTTCGCGGACGGACTGCTGCGC encodes:
- a CDS encoding phosphatase PAP2 family protein, yielding MGNALFRPDRLSALLADLGAVPVAVPVLAVALFWAATSARNSGREGWWLPPVAAAVTMTTVPALVLPFKVLIARPGPPVMGPATGFYPSGHMATAMVAYGAAALVLWPWQRTPGARRALLTVCLALDMAVASGLIRSGYHWPLDVLGSWCLCGAMLCALWQVLDRVGHFSPPNRPA
- a CDS encoding PucR family transcriptional regulator — translated: MPPTLASLVHHSALKLTVRAGEDHLDVPVRWAHVSELADPVPYMEGGELLLITALKLDAEDPGVMRRYVKRLAGAGVVGLGFAVGVNYDEVPEALVNAAREEGLPLLEVPRRTPFLAISKAVSAAIAADQYRAVTAGFAAQRELTRRALHEGPEALLAALAGQVDGWAALYDASGAVVAVAPEWAGRRAARLTAEVERLRERPVPASSVAGGPSGEDRVELHSLGTGRRPRAALAVGTAAALGTAARYAVHSAIALLTLTTERSRSLHAAEQRIGAAVLRMLLAGEPDHARAVAGDLYGELLDAPFRLILAEAASASAARAHADGHARPAPAPPAAAVLAAADTAGDPLDGLAETVESAAARSGEPVLVVPDGDRLVVLAVDGGAAVAAVQEYAPAVQAARAAAPEQSAAEENELVVGMSAPAGPIAAATAYKQAEQALSVARRRGRPLVEHEELAAGSVLPLLADDAVRAFADGLLRALREHDATGRGDLVASLRAWLSRHGQWDAAAADLGVHRHTLRYRMRRVEEILGRSLDDPDVRMELWLALKATAAAGE
- the gabT gene encoding 4-aminobutyrate--2-oxoglutarate transaminase, which gives rise to MTALPQERRVVTAIPGPKSQELQARRTAVVAQGVGSTLPVFTKRAGGGIIEDVDGNRLIDFGSGIAVTSVGASAEAVVRRASAQLADFTHTCFMVTPYEGYVAVAEELAALTPGDHAKKSALFNSGAEAVENAVKIARAYTKRQAVVVFDHGYHGRTNLTMALTAKNMPYKNGFGPFAPEVYRMPLAYGYRWPTGPENCGPEAAAQAIDQITKQVGPDNVAAIIIEPVLGEGGFIEPAKGFLPALRQFATDNGIVFVADEIQSGFCRTGQWFACEDEGIVPDLITTAKGIAGGLPLAAVTGRAEIMDAAHAGGLGGTYGGNPVACAGALGAIETMKELDLNARAKEIEATMKARLTAMAEKFDIIGDIRGRGAMIAIELVKDRAGKEPHPEATAALAKACHQEGLLVLTCGTYGNVVRFLPPLVIGQDLLNEGLDIVEQAFAGI